The DNA window ACTTTTATGTCGCATGCTGGAACTTTTCCGCCAACACGAGGTCGTAATCCTTTTATTTCAGCTAAATCATCAAGTATGGATATGCCAGATTGTCCATTTTCAAGCGCATTCCATAATGCAGTGACTCCGTATCCGAAAGGAGAAACCGCGCCCATACCAGTGATTACTACCCGTTGTAGATGCATCGAAGTTCCTTATGAATTTTTTCATGACCTAAAAGTATCCCACATGTTAAATAAGCAGAAACTATAGCTCCCAGCATTCCTGGCGCCACTATACTTTGACCAGCAAATAAAAGTCCTGTTACTTTAGTTAGTGGTAGTGGATTATATTGTGATGCTGTGTGTGCGATACCATATAGGCTACCACTAGGAGTGCTGCAGTAATGCTTGAAAGTTAGTGGGCTTGCAGATTCAACAAAATTTATTTTGTTTTTGAACTCAGGACAACGTGTAAAAAATTCATTTTTAAATTTTTGAGTAAGTTCATTTTTATATTCAATATATTCAAGTGGTCTTTTTGAGTAAGTTGAGTCTGTCCACATTGAAAAATCCTTAAAATCATGCGGAATAATAGCTGTTACAGCTTGCGTTCTGTTTTGCTTTAAAGTTTGTGTTGCTGAGACAAATATAACACGTTCTGAGAACGGGGCTGTGCCTGATAGGAGATCTTTGTAATCTCCTTGCGGCCAGAGGTAGATATTTTTGCGGAGAAGTTCTGGTAAAGGAACATTGGCAATTCCAAAAAACATGAGTGCTGAGGTTGTATCCTTTAATGCTTTCAGTCTGCGATTAAATACAGGACGGAAAGCTTGAGGAGGCATGCAGGGGAGCAGGTCTTTAGGATGTGCAGTCCAAATACAGGCGTTAGCGGCGATTTCGGTTTTGTCTTTAAGAGTGACAGATCTAAAGGAGTTATTGTCATCAGTTTTTATACAGGAAACAGTTTTTCCTAAAAGAAGGGTCACTCCTGAGTTGATTAATTGTTTTTCATATGCCTTAACAATTGCGGACCCTCCACCCTCGATAGTATGGGCAGAAAGAAAGTAGGAACCTGCTATGAGGGCGTGCGTTGATAGCATGGCGTCTTCGGGATTGGTTCCGTATAATACTGTATGGTAGCTCAATACCTCTTTAAGTTTTTTATTTTTGGTGATTGAATCCAAAAAATTTTGAAGAGTAGATGTTTCTGAGTGTAGAGCTGCATCTAGTGAAAACTCGTTTTCAAAGTTTAAGTAAGGTGATGATTTAAATATTTTTTTTATTGTTTTAAGATACTTATGGATAGCTTTTTCTTCTGCTGGAAAATGAATGATAAGTTCTTTTTGGAGAGCCTCATAACCAAACGGAATAATGATTTCTTCTTTGGAATGTTCAAATTTAATGGTGTCAAAACCGTTTTCGTTGAACGGAATTTTTGAAAGAGAATCTGAAATTTCTAAATGCCTTAAATATACATCAAGAGGATGGTTTGTTCCATATCCTCCAAGTAAATGTATACCAGTCTCAAAATTTACTCCATGGCGTTTAAAGCCTCGTATCGTTGGGGCTAGCGATGGAAAGGCTTCAATAAGTGCAACTTTTTTTCCTTGCTTAGCAAGGAGTAGTGCTGCGGTCATGCCTGAAAGTCCACCACCGACAACTATATGATCATAATTACTCATTAGAATGAGAGGACTAGACATGAATTTGTTCCACCGAATCCGGCAGAATTAAGCAAAGCATTGCGTGGCCCAGAATTGTCTGTTTTAGTTATGATATTGAGCCCTTCTGAATTGCTATCTATAGATTTTAAATTGATATTAGGTGCAATAAATCCGCCTTGATGCATTAAAGTTGTATAAACAACCTGGCTTGCTCCAGACATCCATAATTCGTGCCCAGTCATTGATTTAGTAGAAGATATTCTTGGAGAACATCCGTTAAATAAAGATTTAATATTTTGTGCTTCAGCTGCATCACCAGCTATAGTTGATGTTGCATGGGCACATATATAGTCAATATCTGAAGGATAAAGCCCTGCTTGTTTTAAGGCCTTTGCTCCGGCTCTAGCAAGACCAGTATCACTTGGTACCGCGAGATGTTCACCGTCTGATGAAAATCCATAACCTGTAATGAATCCTAAAATATTTGCTCCGCGTT is part of the Desulfovibrio gilichinskyi genome and encodes:
- a CDS encoding phytoene desaturase family protein, which translates into the protein MSSPLILMSNYDHIVVGGGLSGMTAALLLAKQGKKVALIEAFPSLAPTIRGFKRHGVNFETGIHLLGGYGTNHPLDVYLRHLEISDSLSKIPFNENGFDTIKFEHSKEEIIIPFGYEALQKELIIHFPAEEKAIHKYLKTIKKIFKSSPYLNFENEFSLDAALHSETSTLQNFLDSITKNKKLKEVLSYHTVLYGTNPEDAMLSTHALIAGSYFLSAHTIEGGGSAIVKAYEKQLINSGVTLLLGKTVSCIKTDDNNSFRSVTLKDKTEIAANACIWTAHPKDLLPCMPPQAFRPVFNRRLKALKDTTSALMFFGIANVPLPELLRKNIYLWPQGDYKDLLSGTAPFSERVIFVSATQTLKQNRTQAVTAIIPHDFKDFSMWTDSTYSKRPLEYIEYKNELTQKFKNEFFTRCPEFKNKINFVESASPLTFKHYCSTPSGSLYGIAHTASQYNPLPLTKVTGLLFAGQSIVAPGMLGAIVSAYLTCGILLGHEKIHKELRCIYNG